gctttaaaaaaatgatacaaAAATTTATATAAAGAGTTAAGTCAATTTATCTCCCAGCCCTAATGAGAAATCATGCTAAAAGTCATTTAACATATCGACCTGATTCAGAGAATAGATGCTGGTTTACCTTGTCTACTCCTGCGCTCAGGATAAAATTGCCTTTTTTATTCCACTTTAGGGCAAAGATGGGACCTTTGTGTTGGCCAAGTGTGCTGGCTAGGTTCCCTGTGgagcaaaacacacagaggggggAGGAAATCTGTAAGTATCAaatttgtaaataacaacaagCCATTAAGGGTCTAAATAACACAAAAAGGGTCATCAGTTGAATGGCAATATGCAAACCTGCCTCTAGGTGGCAGCATTGTTCAAGGATTAACTCAGCCATGTAGCATACAGGCTGCAGTACAggataagcaaaaaaaaaaaaaaaacacaccacagCACACTCATTATTAGCATTACCACAGCAACACTTGTGTTCACTCTTTCATATTTGCAAATATACTATGTATATAAATACACTTTTATACGTTATTACTCTTGGTATACAATTCTGTCTTAAATCTATGGTCAAAGAACACATGCTAATGTTTAATAATTTTTAAGTCATCTCACCGTCCTTCGTCCATATTCTGGCAAAGCCGTCATAGGAGCCTGTTGCTAACAGTGTGCCCTCACtctgccagagagagagagagagagaagtgtgAGAGTGGcttagagagtgtgtgtgttggacagATGAGCCTGGCAAGGCCAGTTTGGACACGTTTGCAGGCCCACGTTGTCTTTTGCAGTTTCAGAATTTGCCTCACAGAGTCCAGGCTGAATGAGCGTTAGCTGTAATTCAGCTGAGATCAGAAGGGAGGCCTGTGTTTTTCATCAGCATGGACGCTTTCCAGGAAATTTTTGCCTCTGCCCTTGGCTCAGGTTTACAATCCACTGGCTCAACTAAAGGAAAATTCCACTCTCTGATGATCTTCCACTGTTAGACATCATTAACAGTTATGTTCACAGCGCTCTGGGAGTTCTTCTGTGATGAGACATTTGTTGCAATTTGCCTTTATGGTGTATATAGGACTGTACATGTACATTCAGTACAAagtatgtgttgttgtttttgctttctATGCATGGTTATTAAGagttcaaacatttaaaataataagcAGTAGCAACCTGAGTCCAAGTATTTTTCTGTAGATtggaaaccaaaaaaaaaggggaatataaatatattttttaaaaagtttggcTGTCAAATAGCATGATATCGTATGAAACAGCACTCTCACATATGCGACAAATATTTATACCATTCCTACAGCTTTGACCTGTTCCCATATTTGAAATGAATGCACCCATGCAGGGTGACTCACATGTTACATGAACGTGTTAGCGCGCTTACATTCCAGTCTAGCGAGGTGACGTCTTTGTTGCTGGGGACGTCCTGCCCTCCCTCTCTTATGCAGTGTCTCAGGACCAATTGTGTAGAGCTGCTTGTACTGTTTTCACTCAGGTTCCAGATACGAGCTGTTGAATCACCAGACCTGAGACAGACAAATACATTTCAATATTAATCACGTTTCAATAGAAAACAAGTTCCTCTTATGCATCGTTTGTCAGCAGTTTTTCTCTGGATTTTATCAAAAACAGCTGAAGCTGTAGCAGTATTGTATTCTTCATCATTAGATTTGATTTGAACTGTTGTTTCATGTAACTTTGCCATATTCACTGATCACACTGTGGCCATCAAACAGCagctggtcaaaggtcaaaatcaTTGTCACAGTATCAGTGAGAAATCTTATATCAATTTATATCACATTACGGCAAACGTGTGCaacataacatttaaaaaactcaaactAATGTTGTTACGCAGTActttggggacacatttaaatgtGTGCAAAACTTTCAGTAACTCctttctttagtttttaattaCAATTCGGTTGACATCATTAATTTAGACAACTGAAATGTATTTAACACGTGATCATACTATCACAACAACATGGCACTCAAAGTTGTATGAGTGTTGTATCAATGgtgtatataaataaagtttattattattattaagttatCATGTAacactagaattaccgccttgcCGTTGAATGCCTCTGCAAACCaatcaagttgcacttacagtttacacccATCTGACTATAAAGCAAAGaatctttgtctgtctgtctgtctgtatgtatgtataggTCACCTTTACATATCTCAAGAACGGTTCATCCAGTCACTTCAGATTTGGTGGGTGTATTGCTGGGGAAGTGCGACAATATTATTAAAtttgaataaacaaaaacatgttttatgaggtcacagtggccttgacctttgaccaccaatttctgttcattcttgagtccaagtggatgtttgtgccaaatttgtggaATCctcctcaaggccttcttgagatatcatgttcataaaaatcagacagatgcaaggtcacagactacttgacctttaaccactaAATTCTATTCAGTTAATTGTttagtccaagtgaatgtttgtgccaaatttgaagaaattccctcaatgtGTTTTTGACatattgtgttcacgagaatgcgACAGATGCaacatcacagtgaccttgacctttgacctatgacatccaaaatctgatcagttcgtTGGTGgatatttgtgtcaaatttgaaaaaattccctcaaggccacCTTGGGGTATCGGGTTAgagagaatgggacagacagatggacaacccaaaaatatcATGCCTCCGACCATGGCTATCGCCCGCACAGAGGCTAAAAACCAAATGcttgctggttccagcttctagAATGCGAGGATATGAACTAAGGGTATGGGCCATAGTTTggaaaaaacaagaaataaatggACCCCTCCGTGGTTTAGGGTTTAAGATGCTGACTTGGTTGTAGTCCAGCTGGGGTCCATTGCCCAGTATCTCGACCTTGTTTCATATCACCTCTCTACTGGCACTGCCTAATAAAGGCATACGATGGTAAAGAAtcgagacacacacacacaagcatagaACAAGGGTTTAGGATAAGTGTCACAAGAGAAGGTATGAAACACCAACCCCGATGCCAGAAGATCACTGACTGGGTTCCAGGCACAGATGAAGACCTCTGACTCGTGGCCCCGCAGGACCATGGCCTTGTTCTGAGGTATCTCCACATCTCCATCCACCTCCATCAGGTCTGCGTGGTTGTCTAAGCACAGAGTTTGAGGGGTGAAACACAGCCAGGCAAGAGGTCACGTTAACAACAGGAATTCATAGAAAATACAttatcaacttttttggaaGGTCTTTGCCATTCTTTACCACTGTAAGTAAGTGTGAATGATCAACTCTCACAGTGTTCTGTAAAGTAATATTTCATTAATAAAGAATTACActtcttggatttttttgtgaaacTACTATTCCCAGGGTCAAAACATTTTGTCCTCCTTAATAAACATACTGTTCACATAGCTTAAAAATTGCAGGTAGCTAACCATTGTCATCGGACGTCCTTTTCTATTGGTATATTACTCACTAGCTAAGGCATGGGCTCCGTTCTCCTCCCCGTTGGCAGTATTCTCTCCATTCTTGGTGTTGCCAGCGATGCTGCCTCCAGTGGCCGATGTCGGTGCTGAAGCAGCAGCCTGCTGCTGGGCCATTTTGTCTCGGTAGGCCTGCTGCCTCGTCTGAACCACGTCTGGCATCACAGCATCAATCAGGGACAGGGATTCAATGGGCCGCCCATCGAATAACGTGCCGTCCTACGCAGTGGGAGAAATAATCTgttagagagggagagggagagggagaggagaggagaggagaggagaggagaggagaggagaggagagtttCTATTATGTTGTACATGTCCCACCTCATTGATGCTGACTTCAGCCTCGACGTACTGCAGGCCCTTCTGGATGATGCTGATGAGGGCAGCAGGGGGAACCAGAGCACCATTGATATTGGACTGGCTGATGTGACTCTCTATACCAAAAGTAAACGCTGAGTGGGAGAAccctggagaggaggagagagggagaaagagggcaGGAGAGGAGAAGATATTTTTCACATTGGACAGCAACAGCATAATGCTCTGTATATCACAGGAAATAATATTTCCCTCATGATTTATTGAAGAActacattttgtgttttgtcgACTGCCATGGAGCCATCTTATTCCTGCTACTATTCTTTACTTTCAATTTCTTGAGCATTTCTCAGAGAATGCTTGTATTACAACCTCTATTCAACAAAGAGGATTTACATGTTGGACTTAAAAGACCAATTTTGCAACAGCAGCGCCAGCTGAGCGCAGACCCCTCCATCTATGAAAAATGCACACATGAAAACATGGCTGGGCTTGTAATCTCTCACAGTTTCCTGATTGCTTTTTGCTCCACTTTCATGCTTCAATAAAAGATGGAACAATACAACTGTGAAAGGATTTTTGATTTACAAGAGCCATCTGTGCCTTACAAACTATATGATGTAATAAATATGATATGTAGCATAGGATGGGAAGTTTCAGACgctttcattcacacacacatatgacagTGGAGCAGTGCCAGCTGAACTGAGCCTTCTGGCAGCTCCTCCACGGTGATATGGGGGTTTTGGTTTACATAGCTCACCACAGAGGGATAAAGGTTATTGTCACATCTACAGATCCACACACAAAGGACAGGAAGCCTGGGAGTCTACTGGCCAATGAAGTATTATTTAGAGACTCATTTTAATTATCAAGTTTTTTTGTCAGGGTGAAAAGCACCACCATTTATCCAACTGATCTTGAGTTCTTTCTCAATGTGCAATGTGCAATGTGTCCCTACAGCCCCTTTAACATGGCGTCTTTAAGGCGGGAATTTCATGCCATTATTCTGCCTCACCATTATTTATAAAAGGTATAATCATAGTATGGAGGGACACAGTTGACTCAGCTTTAAGCCAgcatcagaggtagtaacagtgccaaaACCAAGTCAGTAGAAATGGGACAGGCAgcaggatgggatcatgggTGGCACAGGTGCAATGATTTCACAACGTTATGTATGAAAAGATTTAAAAGGCAGCCgacagcagttagcagctcactcgaagaagaagaacagcagccaaaaataTTCGCATATTGAGAAAATAATGAGGTCCAGGAGTCATTACCCTCCGACCAGAGGATGAGAtgagctgccatataacaggacagtaaatgattgttattaccATGTTATGCTGTTGACATGGTATCCCATCATGCCTCTTTCACTTTCACAATgttggcatgctgtctaaaatcataTACTGGATACTTTGTTCTGTGTaaaatgcaaaggcggcataaagaagggactttgcaGCAGCCCAATAGcacgatctctgtgtaaaaagggctgaAGTCACTACTTTGCATGGCAgcagcatgtatgtgtgtgtgggtgaaagCCACTCTTCATACAGCCTTTAGCACTGTTTCTCATGGTAGCACTGCTACATAAACACAGCCTGTTTACCACCTATGACTGATTAAGTAGTTATAACCCCCTCACTTTATCCCACTCTATGGTTCATTCTGAAagtacactgacacacacacactgacagaggaTGTGTTTATCCATCTGTATGGTGTCATTTTCCATCAATAACTTCTCTTTACTAAGATGTGCCTTTCATACAATACGCTGGCCCATACTAGATGCTGCGTTATGTATACACAGTAACCAAGTTGACTCAGTAAACTAAAATGCAGCTTAAAGGGGCCTGCTGGATATATCTTCATTACAAGCAATAACAGAGATGGCTATTCCCCTCAATAGGCATGGCCTGCACAATATacatacacattcatacacaaaaCCAGTGAGGTAGAAGTGTGGACTTGTATATAAAAGATGGGGGACATGACGGTCcatggtggctggctgcagtgtagGTCATGAACCCCACCCCCTTCATGTAAGCATAttggacatgggccaaactgaaaactcaaagtacatCTCAAGTTACTTTTTTTCACAAAGATGATTTCAGTTGTTTAGTTAACTCTTATCACACAATgttcaagtgtttatttttctgataagtttggttttaatcgGTTATTTGGTGCTGTAAAGGGGAATCTGATGTCAGGATTGACAGCTCTGTGTATCAACAGTGTGATCATGATCACTGTGGCTGCTTGAGACTGATCGGACAGGTGTATGGGCAGGAGCTCCACGCTGCAGAAATTGCAACTACGTAGACTCTGGTGCCAAACAatgtcaccagcacaagatggcaacGGTCGTCTCCAGAATATTTTGGCTTCAATTATGAACAGTGGGGGTAAGTGGAGACACGTCCATCTTTACATACAGCCTATACTTTGGACCTTCAGTCATTTAAATTCATTTGCAACTGTTTCCAtatcaaaccaaaactaaatttagaaataatgaaaaacaaaacaacatgacatTAGATGTAAAAATCAGACTGGTAGGAAAGCAAACTCATAAACTACGCACAAATAAAAGTTGGTTAATAAGAAATATGTTATgacattttaaggtaacaaaaaaaaaaaaaagcttgataAATATAGTAAGAATTTGAGAAGATACCTGACTCCTGTAGGTATCTGTAGACCAGGAAGTTGACCTCATCACTGCTAATGCTCATCTTTACTCCTGTTACACCATGAGGTCAGCACGCACACACCTAGCctggaaaacagagagagattcATCAGAGAAGGGAAACACTCACCATTAACACTACTGCTCAATGCACAGTGACTGCATCTTCATAAAGACAATTTAAGTGTGACTTGATCTGTTTCTTTTTATCATCAAAGCATCAGATTCAAATGAGGACTTTAAAAATCCTTTAATTAAATGtctaccaaaataaaagcttatgTCACTGCTAAAATGATTGTGGAAATGTGATATATTGTTGACCTACTACATGCCAAAGTTAGGTCTAATTTAAGTGTTACCAAGTAGGTAGGCTGTCCTACTAAAATATGTGTAATTATAAGAATGTAACAGATCTATctcatctgtttttttatttctgtatctTTGGGTGAAATGTCACCCATAAGGCCCTGTGTAAGCCAATCAAATACATGCAAGCACACACTGTAATGTCAATGCCTTATATCTATCATTATCTCACAATTCATACAACAAAAGATAAAGCCCTGGCTATAATTTTTGCATATTGAGATCCAATCACAATGCAGACAGAATCGAGATAACAAGAATGTGTTTTAATGCAAGGTGGAAATGCAAAGGTGCTGAGATCAGTTATCATTATCCAGATACAGATCAGATGTTAGTAATGGGTGGAAGGTTGAGGTTGAGGTTGAGATCCTGGTTGACTATTCAGACCCATCTGGCATCAGGCCCATCTATGACACAACCTTCAAACATCAAGTTTCTCAACAGGTTTCATCTAGCCTGGAGAACATTTCCCACCAGTGTTGTAACACTACTGAATTTTCCAGTTCAGCGTGGATCAAATGAACAGAAACGGTGACTTAAGTACGACTCTTCACAGCCTTGACAGCTTAAGGCTGTTAAATTACAATCAGGAACATTCTGTTGTTGAAAGGCCTATGTTGGGTGACTTATGACAGCTTGAGGTTATCTGGTGTATTTCCTCATAGTGGCGACTGTCTTGACTGGAACTACAACATTTTGATGAACTCTCCTCTCTATTCCCATGTTACCTAAAAGCTTGCTATGTGTATGCTGGTATGCAAAGCAGCTACTTCTCACGAGGAACAGTATGTACGGATTGAAGATTTTCTTCAGCTGTGCTTCTTCAGCATTAACAAATATTCTTTCTCACTCTGAAAGATCTGgtctgtaggatttagtggccaACTttaacttctcccatgtgctaagCATGAATTTGCATTTTCCTGTGATAGCAAAGGCATGGCCCGTACTTGTCAAGCCCTTTTTACGCAGAGATCACGCCAAAGggctgctacaaagtcccttctttatgccgcctttgcatttttacacaaaaacaaacatctgcGACATCTCATGTGATGCATCGTGAAAGCAAAAGAGGCTTAATAGGCGTGACACAaaggctgtgcaattaatcgtCTGGTGATTGTGATTACGATTTTGAGGTCAAACgatttaaaatgaatgaaatcgAGGGTAAACGATTTTTGATCAGGACGCCTagagatgttattttgtcttctacgGAAGCCGCGCGTGCGCAATACTGCCCCtaccctcctctcctctattcactccacgagccagtcaagtaggtgaactGCAGCCCTATGTGACacgtaacacaacagcattagCCTCTAGTGTGACTTATAACATAGGCATCGGCAGTTCTTAATAAACAACAGCAATGGCataacatgtcaataacaatcatttagtgTCTGTTAAATATGGctgctgatcttgtcctctgctaaGAGAGTAAGGAGCTCCTAGACCTCATTGTTGTCTCAATTTTGGGATATTTTtggccactgttcttctttgagttagccgccaACTGCTATCAGCTCCTTTTTAAATTTCCCGCAGTGGGACGCACACATAACACGTCAAAACGTTACACCCGTGGTGCCCATGAATACCTCCACTGTTAATACTGTTAACCGGCACTGTTAATACCTCCATTCCCAGCTCAGAGGCAAGGatactctgtccccccattccacTATTGTACCGTTTATACAGAACTGCAAGGCAGGAAGGTGGCATAAAAGCATGATATTCAAGCTCTGAACAAACTCTGCCTCtcattggcttaccctgacattcttaccctaaccaatctcactTATCTTGCCTAACCCTCACCAGCCAAACCAGcaaaggcaacaagtactaACTAATCACATGGAGAGTTAGGCAGGTCACATCTGCTGTATCCTAGAAAACTCAATTCTCAAACGAACTACAGCAGCAGATGCAAAAACGCGAATAGCCCTATCCAGAGCAAGTGTTTGATTTATCCATTCCAGGCacctgtagaaacaacatggcggactctgtggaaaaggacctgctctgtatgtggATAAACAGCTCACtccaaggtaacaaaaatacaaaaattctTTGTttaaggtgattataaactagtgatgaatattatataccatttctgccaatatatccccctacattctacacactggacctttaaagtgtGCTTTCTCCCAGAGCTGCTTCTCCCTCCCCTGATCTGAGTACCAATCCACTATTcaatttaagttattttttaagcCCAATATTACAATTCACAATTTGCCTACAACAGCATATTACATCCTTCAGTCCTCAGACCCTCACACTACACACTATGAACTGAAAAACACAAGTGGGGACACCTCCTGTGGTATGGCTTCTTCAGTCTGGGCATGTCAGGGGATCACAATTCgacactgcttttgtctgttGTTTCATGAACTAAAAAGGTTGGGATCCACAACTTTAAAAACTCACTCGGAGCCAGGGAGCTGATCCCAAATAAGGAGCAGCTCAAAGCCCATTTCCCCTGAGAATAATCAGCCATGTAATGCCTGGAGCTCAGTGTCTGCAGCCCCCTCTCCCTGGAGAAGGAGACTTTCTGTGCATTTAATGGCATTTAAGTGGATGAAACACTCTCATGGGTACTGTGAGCTCGAGGTTACATTTCACTTCCCAGGATGTTAGATTTTCGTCGTCTGGCACAGCAAAACATTTAGTATGACCTGTGGTCTTAACATTTGCAGAATGTCAAACCCccgggtgggggggggggtgtggcGCAGTCAGGATTCGACTGTATTAACCATTTCTCGCTCTCCTGACTAACTAACATGATCAATAAACTCACACAGTGATGCTATTATCACATACTTTTCACAGGTAAGTTGAGGAGATGAGATTAATCTTTAATGATATCTTGAGGGGAAACTGGTCACTGCTACAGCAACCAGCACATGTGGCATTGTGTAAAGAAAGAATGGGCCCACTCCTGTGACCAGTGATAACATTTGCTAATCCTGCAGAGTCAAGctataacagcagcagcagcctccacACTAGAGCCAGTtgcatcacattcacaagagAATACGGCTGCCATGGCTGAGCTGTTTGGGATCTGTCTACCCAGGAGACAGGCAACATTATTTGGCCAAGACAGCACAAAAAGAGGTGATATCATCCTGTGGCATGTTGGCTCAGCGACACTTATCTGTGCCTGGACCCTCTGTCTCTATTGAGAGAATACTGGACTGTCGGCAGGCAGACAAAATAATACGACCATCAGATGAGGAAATGAGCTCAGAAGTAACTTGATCACGATTAAAAACACCTACCGAAGTAGCCGGATGCTAACTGGCAACACTGTGTGATGTTGAAATGAATCGTTACTGCCGCTCCATGAAGCACGGGCATTGCAGACACACTGTACTCTGAATTAGAGCTATTATTAAATCATAAGCAGCTGTCGGGCTGCTTTCACTTCCAATTTACAACAGTTCCATACTGCAAACATTACAGCTCCCTGCTAACCATGCCACATTGTggttactgtgtgtttatgacaGAAATTTATGACAGCTTCTGTTGAAAATGCCTCAGTGGGGCAAAAACAATCTAACTTAGAGTATTTTCAGTACAAGATAATTAGAAAAATACTTCAGTAGTTACGCTCctacagaaataaatacatggatcaaccaaaacaaacaccttCAAACTATTATGCACTTCATGTTGTTGAAATCATGCTTTaactttgatcattttttgAAGCTGTCGTTTGTGGTAGTGTACTGAGACAACATTATTGCATGTTTTCTATTTTCAACCATCCATCAAAAAAAAGGGCAAACGCAAATTCTCAACAATGACCACAAAGCTGAATCAAC
This sequence is a window from Epinephelus lanceolatus isolate andai-2023 chromosome 6, ASM4190304v1, whole genome shotgun sequence. Protein-coding genes within it:
- the tbl1xr1a gene encoding F-box-like/WD repeat-containing protein TBL1XR1a; the encoded protein is MSISSDEVNFLVYRYLQESGFSHSAFTFGIESHISQSNINGALVPPAALISIIQKGLQYVEAEVSINEDGTLFDGRPIESLSLIDAVMPDVVQTRQQAYRDKMAQQQAAASAPTSATGGSIAGNTKNGENTANGEENGAHALANNHADLMEVDGDVEIPQNKAMVLRGHESEVFICAWNPVSDLLASGSGDSTARIWNLSENSTSSSTQLVLRHCIREGGQDVPSNKDVTSLDWNSEGTLLATGSYDGFARIWTKDGNLASTLGQHKGPIFALKWNKKGNFILSAGVDKTTIIWDAHTGEAKQQFPFHSAPALDVDWQSNNTFASCSTDMCIHVCKLGQDRPIKTFQGHTNEVNAIKWDPTGNLLASCSDDMTLKIWSMKQDSCVHDLQAHSKEIYTIKWSPTGPGTNNPSANLMLASASFDSTVRLWDVERGICIHTLTKHQEPVYSVAFSPDGRHLASGSFDKCVHIWNTQTGALVHSYRGTGGIFEVCWNAAGDKVGASASDGSVCVLDLRK